Within the Sarcophilus harrisii chromosome 2, mSarHar1.11, whole genome shotgun sequence genome, the region CTTCAAAGTCCAGGCCAGTGCTTTCTGGCTTCATGTTAGCGGTGGGATTTAGGCCTGTAGGGATTATGGGAAGCATGTAGTGCTCACCCAGTTATACACATGGGCTCAGAAGGGTCAGCTAGGAGCAGATTTATTTACTCAGATCAGAAAGTGGGGAAGCAATGACCCCATTGAACCACCTTGTTATTAAGAGACCAATATGTTCTCAGTTACTCTCATTTAGTGCAACATTCTTAGTTCTCCATCCTTCCTGTCAATTGTCTTCCAACTGAATCATGTCCCCATCTCCTTGCCTGTAGTTCTCATGATCTCCTACCAGAGGGCAGCCTATGCTAAAGTGGAGACCATCTGCCTTTGGTGTTTCAGTTCAGtcacaaaatgtgtgtgtgtgtgtgtgagagagagagagagagagagagagagagagagagagagagagagagagagagagagagaaaggggggaagagggagggagggaggaggaggaggagaaagagagagagagagaaagtgtgaaCTTAAGTGACATGAGAGCAGAGCAGACATTGCAGAATCCCTGCTGAGGGGTCTGGAGAGGGAAAATCTGGAGAATGGGAAGACACTGACAATTTATTCCTCAAAAAGGGAAACATCCCAAGGGAACCtttatggggagggggagggaaagactCCTATTCctattttccatagatctgtcTGCTGGAATAATACTCTTTTCCAGTGCCattctctctttaccctcacctatttccctaaatgACTTTATggttccaatccccataataaacctcttttatcaatctaggttttcgggtctgtaaattcctttatagagAACCTCCGCAGCACCAAGAGGGACTCCCCAAAACTCTCTCCCCTTGCTCCTGAGTCCCAAGGGGGTGCAGggaagccaaacctctccatttggttctctGAACCCCAAACtggccactagaccttatcatttaactccctgatcaccagaaaccctaatctcattttggttccctaaatctaaacctcatcagtaTCTGCCGTCTGTAGCAGTTGGGACATCTGTCTCTTGGCAGGAGCTGTGCTAACCTCTCAGCCCAAGTGGAAGTGAAATCGCGTCTGTGGTGGGGGCAGGAAACCTCAGGGTGATTTCCCTCAGGTGTTGGGAGAAAGGGGTGGGCTGGAGGTGAACTGCAGGACTTCCAGGAACAGGGCTGGTGCTTACAAGCATTGGCCAAATTGAGCTGAATGAAGAAATCTCCAGATAACCCAGACTCCCTCGGGTAGTTTGTCTTGCAGGGACAGACCTTATCCAGAGGACCCCTGTGATGAACGCGtcagcaccctggatactttagaatcagccggaatcaggatcagcaaaagtccttgatctttattctttgtggatgtgaACAGAATGGTGATAGGAAGTGAGTGAGATAGCGACAGGAATGCTACCAGGAGTCACTCTGActttcttactccaccccttTTTTCCCACCTCCTCATCTCCCTATATACCAacagatcgagccagcacagaatggtggggcgggccattttccaagcaaatgctaatagagtattgtccaattggtaattagcatTAAGTgtttggacctcagtgcatctgctcagtttcagcccattacagaccCCCCCCCTCAATTAGGTAGGACAACTGCCCAGCTCAGGGGGTTCCCTGTCTATAAACAAAAGCCCCTTTGgatgtctgcctgtctctgttcTTGGACTACACCAACAAGGTGATGCTGTTTCAAGTCTGTGGAGGACTGATGATATAGGGATGGTGACCAATGGGAGCTTCTAAACCATAGAGAATGCAACTGAAAGGAAGAAGCAGATAAGAGCTGGACAATGTCTAACAATTGACTCCCTCAGAAAAGAATGGCTAAGGAacacacttttaattttaatttgcagTGTTAACATTTCCCCCACCATTTTCTTGTctggaaatcaacaaaacaataattaaatcCTTGCATTATAGTGTCTGTTGATTTCTAAAGTATCAGTGTTCACATTGTAAATATAACAATCAGCTCTCAGTTTGAGCTGGTTCTAGAATACCCCCAGGTATGGTTAGTACCTGCTGGTCAGCAAAGTTGTAGCTAGTGTGGGGTGAGCAGGTAATAAAATCCTGGGGGTCTCAAAGATCAAATTGCCAAGCACATGCTGACATAGATCAGTAAAGTTACTTGTAGTAATGAAATCTCAAGTTCAGTCTCTATCCCTAATTATAGTCAGCAGATATTATCTTTACTAATATGGAATTCCAGAAACAGAACCAAACATAAACAAAGTGTTAGTGCTTCATAAAAATGTAAGTGAGTGAAAACTAGGGGAAAGATTCATAAGTTCACAGATGTTGTTGGGAGAACAACTTGGTGAAACATAAATTTGATTCTTGTACTGTAAGCTCCAACAAATTTCATCTGGATCATTGGATTAAAAATGTGAGAAAGAATCTTGAACAGGTAAGAagtaaaagagaataatatatttgtcttaattatttaaactgatttctttttcattattagatATTATAGCAGATGAAGGTTAGTGAGTTTATTGCATAAAATTTCAAACTTCACAGCaaataataattatctaaatcatatttgaaaaatgtgcatcaaaagtaaaaaataaatgtttaacttataaaaattttataaagatcaaAGATGAATATTTGAGTGACATTCCTAATCACCATTGAACAATTCTAAAATGGATGAATAGTGTCCAAACCAAGACTGAAGAAAACATAGCAGAAGACATTGATTACAATTATTCTTCAATAATTGACAAGTTTGTGATTTGCTTGCATGAGTGGGTACTTACTTCACTGACAGAAACCACCACTTCTCTATAAATTAATACGTAATCTTCACCATCGGTATGGTTAAAAATTTGCTTGTGCCAATGAATGACCTGGTAGTGAATCTTTATGAATTCAGGAAGGTTGGTGTTGGGGTAATAACCATGTTATACCACAAATGAAACTTCTTAAGCTTGGTAGGAGCTGCAAGGCCTTGGGCTGCACAGGTAGAGCTTGGAGAAGTCTAGATCACCATTGCCATGATGAGACATGATGAGGACATTAGTAAAGGAAGACaataacacaaaaagaaaagatgtaaacttagataaaaagatgaaaagagatactttgtatttttcatttaatttccattgtatattttgtttctctCCTACCCCAATGGAAAATattctcaagggcagggacttttctttttgttatttattttccaaatagctAGTTCACAGCAGGCATGTGATAAATAacactaatgataataatagctaacacttatacaaggctttaaagttttcagagcactttacaaatatgatctcatttgatcctcacaataacctgggAGGTATGTGccattaatatttccatttttgcagtgaaagaaaatgaggcaaaagtgtcagaggctggagttgtatttaattattcttgactccaggcttaaTGCTCTATCAATTGTGCTACATAGGAGTTCCTTAAAATCCTTAAaggttgaattgaaatgaatagatgaagaaactaatacACTATTCTGGCCATATTGCACATGTGAATTTGTTATTACATATAAAAGGGTTATAAATGTGTGTTTTCTTGGgtttactatttaaaataaaatgcacaataattttaaaaatttgatatttgTGATACCACTTTTCAAAGAATTCTGCCTTGGCCACTGTGTGAAAGGATAAAAATCTCTTTGGTGGAGAGAGATCAGCCAAGGATGGCATTAAGTCCAATATTCAGGGAATTTCAAAGAAGACAGTAATTGACTTGCCTGGAGTCTTATCCTTGGAATATTCCATTCCTTTATTGTGGTGGAGGAGTAGAAgaagcaggaaaaggaaaagatcctTCTAGCCGACATGTTAAACCAGTGGGAAAACGTTTCTAGGTAAATCTTTTATAGATATATCCATGTTTGTGGGAGAAGTAGAGACAAAGGAGTTAAGAGTTCTGGAATTTCTTATCTCAGAAAAACCATCCATTTACAAGGAAGCAAATTAGACCACatagatattttaattaaaaaactggattttgaatgaaaaaattgtCCTAATGCTAAATCGATTATTTCCTTAAAAGCTTTGATTTATGTACTAGGTTATTTCCAAAATCTCCATGAATACTAAATCTTAAAAAATCTAGAAGATGCAGTCTTATAGTGAAATCTGAGCTCCTAAATCTGACTAGGGCTCCTCAATTTCCTATTTGACCTATATGCTTTTCTTGTCATTATGCACAATATCCTATAAACTCTCCCTTAAATACTCTCCTAAAAGTGCTCTCTTCCCCCAAATTCCTTATGATAATGATAAGAAtaataagaacaagaacaacaacaataataatagcaggaCAGTGACTTGAATCAAGACTATTTTCTACCTGAGCCCCATTAGAAAAGATGAGAATAGCAAGATAACCAAAACACCAACAATGAGAACATtagaagttctttatttttcagagacAGGCAAATGATAACTCCACATATTGAAAATACAGACCTCAaccaataaatgaaaatacaatgtttaTAATATGATCACAAATCACATAATTGTCCATAATTGTCCGGAAAAACCATTGGTTCAtagaagaattaaataatatttttaacagATGTTATTTTGCCACATCACAACttccagaggtcctcaaactttttaaatagggggccagttcactgtccctcagactgttggagggtcggactatagtaaaaataaaaacattgttttgtgggcctttaaataaagaaacttcttagCCCTGAGTGAGGAGGATAAATGTCTTCAGCTGCCGGATCTGGCCTGTGGGCTATAGTTTGAGGATGCCTGTGAATCTAAGCTATATGGAATGAGAAGCTATGAAAACATTGATTGCTATTCGAGGAGAGGAAAATTATGTGGGAGCAGGATGAGGTGCCTGTCTTTTCTGTCCTCTTGTTTGCTATTGAAATCAAGCTAAATATTCACTCAACAAACCTCCAAGGGATGAATTGTAATCCTAATACCTTcattcaactataaaatgtggtTATTTTAGTCACTTGCATGGTATTCCACAAACGTGTTAATTATATAAGAATAATATATTCTTGCTAATGTAACCAAGATTATTTCTTTACAATCTTcattgaataagaaaagaaaagaaatacctaAAATCAGCTTTAGGTTGATGCAGAACCTAATTTTGCATTAGGTTCTGATACAGAAGATAATCTCTGCCTTAGCAGACAgacttatcttttctttttccaaatacacgtacagatatatatatatatatatatatatatttttgctgaggcaattggggttaagtgacttgcccagggtcacacaactaggaaatgttaagtgtctgagaccagatatgaactcaagtcctcttgacttcagggctggtgctctatccactgcaccacctcggtGCCCCTACATacagatagttttaaacattcatttttgtaaggcactgtgttccattttttaaaatgccttcgtctcttcccttctttctccccaagaaaacaagaaatttgacatagtttaaacatgtgcaatccttttgaacttatttccatatttgtcatgttgtgtaagaaaaatcagatcaaaaggggaaaaaaacctagagaaagaaaaaacaaagaaaccaaaaaaataacaaaaggtgaaTATACTATgatttgattcacattcaatctccacagttctctctctggatgcagatgacagtTTCCATTCCAAGTCACTATCGATCTTCACGTAATCTTGCTGTAactgagtacaatgttctcctggtcttgctcatttaactcagcatcagttcatgtaagaataGACAGACTTTTCATGAATTATTGAGATCACTGGAAATCCCCACCTGGTGTGTTGGTGATGAGAAAATCCTCCTTCATCTAAAATAGAACTAAATGAACAGAAGCATGGAGAGTCACTGGGGCTATACTTGAGGTCTTTCTAGCTAAGTAGAACCTAGTATAGCTTACACTGACCTTGAAAAAAGTTCCAGTCACCTCCAGATCTCAATGTGACACAAGAACAGGAAATCCATGGAGAAATAATAGCTCATTTTATGTAAAACTATAACTATGATAAGTTAGTGCTTGATGTCAATCACACTATGACTAGAGTTTTGATCTCTAGATAGAACATTTTATAAAGGACAAGACATTCATTCAGAAACTAAAGTCTCCATGGGTCTATGTGctcatagaatcttagaactgGACAGGATCATAGGGACCATTTAATTCAGCCATTATCTGAACTGTATTTCTCTCTATGAAATTCTGCCAAGCAGTTATGCATCCTCTTCTTGGAGATTTCTAGCAATACAGCACTCTCCATCTCCTGGGTCAGCTCACTCCAGCTTAATTTAGGAAGGTTTCCCTAGGAAAAACCTAAAGGTGAATCTCGGTAACTTTTACCCATCACTCCTACTGTCTTCTCAAGATAAGAACAAATCAGATTCTCTTCTGTGTGCCATATATACAAACAATATTAAGTCATATTTAACTATACCTTTTTCTTCTACTGTAAACATTTCTGATTATTCTTAGTGATACAATCATTAGCATTTTCAGTGCTACATTGAAAAGAGAAATGTAGGAGAGCAAGATTTGTATTTCTGGGACACAGCTTCAGGTACAGAAATAATGGGCTCTTGACTAAGAATGGACAGCCAAGCCATTGACAGTAATCTCTGATAGCTAATTTGGTCTGATGAAATACAGTTGCTTGGGATTTGGGGGATTAGGTCAAAGGGACTTTAAATGGAAATTGAGAGTGGAAAGGAGGATAATGTCAACATATATTTCCCCATTCATTCAGAAACTAGCAAATATCTAATAAGGAGAATATACAGTGTTTTATAGGAGGCAATATCaaagacaggaagaaataaaaataaaaatatgactaTATTTAAGTGTGTTAAATATGAATTATGAACAATCAAGATGCTAATGGTTTTGGTAAATATAATTTCTCCATCATGAAATAGTAGGAGGCAcatgaaaaggagaaatttgtAACTGAGCTGTTAAACCTGTGGTTTAGCTCTTTTTATATCTGAATGCCTAACATAGCTATTTAACATGCTCATGGGAAAAGTAGAGACAAAGGAGGTATGGGTTTCATGAATTTCTCAGGTCAGGAAACCTGTATATTTACAAGGAGGCAAGTTAgactttattatcattttactgTAAAGAACTTTAGAGTTGGTGTAAAAAGAAATTGTCCTAATGCTAGACCTGATATTTATTGCTTTACTTTCACACTGAGTGAGTCACTTATTCTAAATCTCAATTTACTCgatatttaaaatgaagatgtatcatattctttctaaaatttctatGAATTCTAAATCTTATAAATATCACAATGTCACAGAGACTTGGAGGGATGTGATTCATATCTGCAATAGAAgctaaatcaaaatttaaaatacagcACTGCAAATTTCAAAGATACAGTCTTAGAGTGAAATTCACAATTTGGAACAAGCTTGGAAGCATCTGGATGATAACCAATGGTGGGAGAAACACAAGTCATATTATAGTGGGAGTATACTATAGACCAGCCAGCCAGCCAGAGGAACAAGATAATGTGTTTGAGAAATAGATTATGAATATGGCACACTGTCATGATGGGCCTTTATCAGGATAACTACTAAAAGTCTTTTGTTAAAATCATAGTAGTAGATGAAAATTATTGCCTTACTggcaacttttttctttctttttagatgtTTTAATGCATTTCATATTCAAGGTATCTATAATCTCCCAACATGTTACCGGAAAgagggaaataattttaattatctgtTCTCTGGGGCTGAGTGGTCATTTTTTCAGCTTAATATAAtccattttcttataaaaatttttacatcttCAACATGCTTGTCATCTTTGCtgaattgtcattattataacTGAAGAATTGAGAGTTGTAAGACTGTGGCTATTCTCTAAGCAAGGATGGTTTGGGCATTATAATAATCAAAAGAGCAATAACCTGTTGAATAATGATGTAATCTTATTGATGTCAATTATTCCTCCATTGATACCTTTTGCTACTCTTCCATGAATAACTTCTTTTGAAGGTCAAGGGAACTTCTTCTACATTCCTGATTCATACcaataaataagaaattgatTATTGAAGTAAAATTGATGAAGATCTTGGTTGGCAGCGATAATACCTTTCTAAGACTCAtgatagataaagaaatcaaagtgtGACTGCTTATGATTGCAGCATAAAATGTGAAAGCATGAATGTCAAAGGTTTCAGTGAGACAACAGATAGTTTCCCGTGCCCCACAATTCTACCATAAAAATTCAGTGAAGGGATATAAGATGCATTCTAAAACAAATGCAATtatgataaagaaggaaattagagaagctgcttaaaaaataaatggaactaTACAGGGTCCTCATCTTCCCATTTCACTTtccaaagatatttataaaagacagaagaatctagaaactaaaaataatttttaaagtagtcTAAGTACAAGCTTAAGATTCTGGGATTCTCTTCTCAAACTGTTTTTCAACAATCAGTTATTGAGGTTGCTGTAGTAGCAATATTTCCCATCTCTTTTGGAGCTCCCCATCCAATAcctttctctcatctttctctcaTTACATGCACACctgacttcctttttttccatagTATGAAGGCGCCAGCACAGCTCATCAGTAGAATGACAGCCAACATTATGTTCAGTGTCAGGACCTAAGGCTTCTCCAGTGTGGGCTTTTCAGGGACTATAGGGAAAAAAGGATAGAATGTAATTGGGTGTACATTcaatggaagaaggggaaagggaatagaaCTATATTCTGGGACCTGGTCTGCTGGGGATGTGATGATTCTATTTAGCTGAAGGACTTACCTGGATACACAGCAGGAGTCTTCAACTCGGTGTGTTCTACTACACAGGTAAAACCTGTCCCTGAGTCCTCTGGTGGGAGCTCTAAGGTAAGGCGGAGGTAGAAGGTGGAATCCATGTTGGGCAGGATGCCACTGGAAGTCTCCTTTCCCCATACTCCCAGCTCCCCATTCTTCTTCCACTGCAGCAGGATGGAACGTGGGTAGAAGCCTGTGGCTGTGCAGGAGAGAATGATTCTGACTTCCGAGTTGACATGGCGAGATACGGTCACCTTCAGGGGGCACTGGGAGcagaaatcaagaaagaaggCCTCATGATATATCTCAGTGAATGTTTGATGCTTCTCTTATGTCTATCTTTTTTGATATTTCCAGACTTCTTAATGCAACACTCCTCATCCCATTGGATCCAATGGAGTCATTAGGTCCTTAAAAATCACATGATAACTTATACCCTCTGCGCTCATTACAgagtatgtttgtttgtttttttgtaataagtttatttatttttaatacacattgctttgtgaatcatgttgggagggaaaaatcagagcaaaagggaaaaaccatgggagagataaaaaacagaaacaagaagtgaatatagcatgtgttgatttatattcaatctccataattctttttctggaggcagatggcattttatgCCAataatctattgggattgctttggatcactgagccactgagaagaaccgagtctttcatggttgatcatcgcAATTCTTGCTGtaattgtgtataatgtattcctggttcttcttgtttcactcagcatcaattcatgtaaaactttccaggcctttctataatcaccttgtttgtcatttttaatagaacaataatgttcttttaccttcatgtaccacaccttgttcagccattccccaactgatgggcatctacaaAATGTGTTTGTGTTGGAGTTGATATTACATCATGAGCAGTTTTCCAAACCATCTTCAAGTAATTTGATCTTCTAAGATGGATTGAGAACAGAATCTTTTTCAACATGTCAACATTCCATATAAGCTATTATTTTATCAGTGGGGTCTTTCTAATGATAAAAATTGCAGACTTCCTATGCTTACTATGCAACCCTTCATGTATTTCTTTCATTGTCCCCCCTTCAAGtgcaacaaattaaaaattaaaccaaataCCTGGTGATGATGTTTTAAATTTGGCTAGATGACTCACTAGACAGCAAATGGAAATTCCATAATTCTTGGGCCCATACACAAAGTTTTTCCAGTTTGGTAGGGCAGGAAAGAGTACATATTCCATTGTCATAGCTTTTGAGCTCCTAGGATCACTCTCATGCCCATATTAGGTAGGGGTGAGGAGTTTAACTTcatgaagagaaataaagatagagaaaaatgaaaaagaaaggaaattaaaagaaagaaaggaagaaatggggggaagggaagacaagtacagagagaagggaaagaaaggaagaaagaaaagttagagaaaatagaaagaaggacaaaaagagtaagaagaaaaggaagatagaaaagataaaaaggacagaaaatgaaaaagaaaaatgacatgagaaaagaaagaaggaaaaaaaaaacctcaatctTTCTCACATTTCCCTGATTTTTTCATTCTAAGTTAGAGTTTTGGACAGAAATGAGGGATCCTATCTGTTTCTCTAGGGCTCCACTTATTGCACGGAATGATGGAGGTGACCTGGACTTTCTAGGAAAACATGGGAAGAAGCAAACACTCACCATTATCCCTTAAGCTTGAGTATCCAATGATTTTCCTCAACAGGTCGACACAATATTCACTCATAAAGCGTTTCCTTAGATCTGTCCAGTAGGGAGTATCCAGAATCTGCTGATATTGGTTGGTTTCAGGCTTTAAGTTGTCCCACTGCCCAACTTCTTCATCTATCCTGTAATATTCTACCCCATCCCAAATtaaatggacatggctctttacCTTGACGTCATTGTCTATTTCACAGTCTGTGAGGAGCTGCGCTGTGTGGTTTCCTGTGAAGGGAAATGGAGGTGGATTCCGCTGGgactggggaagagggagggcTCGTAATGGGGTCAACTGCAACCCATCCCTAAACTGAGGGCCCAAACAAGGGCATAGAGTCCCCATTCTCTGAGTTGATATAAAAAGATTGGACAGTGTGCAAGTTCTTGGGCAGAAGGCAGAGGTGCTTAAGGATTGTAGAAAGAGATGGTGAATCAGGATGGGGAATTATTGGATGAAGCCCATGATCCAGGGGTGGATTCTTTAAAACTATCCCTCCAGGTTGGTAAATATCAAGGGACTGGGACAAAGGACAAAAAGATCAGTGGTATGATCTATTAGACTTGGAATTATTATCTATTAATTCTAATAGATCTTTTAGGGGGTGGATCTATTAGACTTGGAAGGTAGCATGAAGAGGGATGGGGGAGATGTGCAGGTTGAACTTACTGTTAGGGTTAGTGTCATTCTTTGATAAGAATGGGATGATCCAGCGGAAATGTTGCTCATGGTCCACCAATAAATGATCCCTCTTGGTAATGTAATCAGCTCCCAGTGCTTTGAAGATCCAGGGTATCTTGATATTAATTTGCTTGTATATGTTGTTATAGGATCCCACTGGAACATCATCCATGAAGCTAATTACACTTAGTTCCAAGAGAGAATTACATGTGCCCACTGCAGTGAACTGGCCCATATGTCTGTGGTGTGCTGAATTATacgaaagaaggaaagaaaagaacatgtTGTTTCCGCTTTGAGGAAGCCAGAAGACTTAGACTTGTAATGATTATTCATGTCCCATCACATACAAGTTCCTTGGGAGAAAGGAGTGCTTACTGTCattcttggcacatagttggGAACTTGTGTGGaagagtggaaagaatattgattttggaatcagaagaactaGGTTTAATTCCATTTCTAATTCTGTCATCCATTTCTTTGCTCTTCCTCTGCCTGCCACCATCAGTAAGGGTAACTATACAAATGACTCTGAAATCTAAATATCCACCTGTAagtctccttctctcccttgttttcaggaggacctgaattcaaacccagccttaGTCAACTTatgttgtgtgaacctgggcatgtcacttagattctatgagcttcagtttcctttgccATAAAACTGGCAAAATAGTGGCATCCTCTGCTCAGAGTTTTTTTGatgatcaaaagaaatatttgtaaaacatttaccaTAACGCCTGgcacagaggaggaaattaaatgtttatttggggaaaaaaagaccctTTCTTTTGGATAGCTCCAATTATGTTGCTTAAAGCTATCTGAAACTCGACATGTAAAaaccaaaactcattatctttcccccaaacccactagtcttctttattttctgtttctggcAAGGTCACTGCTAATAATCCAGTCATCCAGGACTATGATCTTAGAtttatcttcctcttctcccaatatCTGACCAGTAGCTGAGTCCTCTTGATTCCACTTCCACAAATTctctcaaattaaattttatacatGCCTCATCCTTGTTTAATCCTTACCCCCTGTCCACTGGaccttaatttcctcttaattgatttcttttctttagatttttcccCCCTCCAATCAGTTCTTCCCAATCTTCCAGTTCTCTGTTTCTAAAGCTCATTACTCCCTCTCTCTAAAGTGCTCTGGTAAtcccctattacttctaggataaaatacaaacatttccaGCTAATGGCATCTAATGCTATTCTTAGCCTGAGTCCAATTTACCTTTGAAAGCTTATATCATAGTCCTCTCCTTTTACATTTGACATTTCAGCCAACCTGGCCCACTCACCATTCTTCAAACCCGACAATCCATCCTGCAGGCTTTTGCTGAAACTGTGCGCCCAGCCTGAATGTGATCCCTCATCACTTCCAGCTTTTAGAGTCCTTATCTTTCTCTAAACTAAAGCTCgatctttatttcctttaaggTTCCTAATCCCAGCACCTGCTTGTGGgagagccatctccagtcttcttgatctatatctggccactgggccCAGTTGacactggaggggaaagtgaggcaggtgaccttgcacagccctccctcccttaaacaAAATCCACTTGCATATCatgtcatcacctccctgatgtgaTGGTTctatttgagaataaaggacaaacatgACCTGCTTGTGCCCTGCCCCATCAGAAATTCATTTGAGTTTACTTATACTTGTAACGATTATTCATGTCTCATCGCATACAAGTTCCTTGGGAGAAAGG harbors:
- the LOC105749197 gene encoding LOW QUALITY PROTEIN: zinc-alpha-2-glycoprotein-like (The sequence of the model RefSeq protein was modified relative to this genomic sequence to represent the inferred CDS: deleted 1 base in 1 codon; substituted 1 base at 1 genomic stop codon) yields the protein MVCQRSWRRLSSAWLLTLGLFVLRETRAAHHRHMGQFTAVGTCNSLLELSVISFMDDVPVGSYNNIYKQINIKIPWIFKALGADYITKRDHLLVDHEQHFRWIIPFLSKNDTNPNRNHTAQLLTDCEIDNDVKVKSHVHLIWDGVEYYRIDEEVGQWDNLKPETNQYQQILDTPYWTDLRKRFMSEYCVDLLRKIIGYSSLRDNVPPEVTVSRHVNSEVRIILSCTATGFYPRSILLQWKKNGELGVWGKETSSGILPNMDSTFYLRLTLELPPEDSGTGFTCVVEHTELKTPAVYPVPEKPTLEKPXVLTLNIMLAVILLMSCAGAFILWKKRKSGVHVMRER